The following is a genomic window from Micromonospora cathayae.
TACGACCACTGGAAGACACACGTCGACCCGTTCTGGCCCGGACCGCAGCTGTCCTGGGAGAAGATCGACATCCACACCATGAAGGGGCGGACCAACCGCATCTTCGAGGGCGACCTGGACGGCGTGCACCTGCCGGACCTGTGGCACTTCCGGCGGATCCGGGCCCGCAGCCAGTTCGACCCCGCCCTGGTCGACACCGACATCACCCTGGTCAACTGGCCCAACATCGACTACTGGGAGTCGCCGCTGGTCGGCGCGGACATCGACCAGGCCGCCCGGCAGACCGCGCTGCGCCGGTGCCGCGAGCTGTCGCTGTCGTACCTGCACTGGATGCAGACCGAGGCGCCCCGCCCGGACGGCGGACACGGGTACCCGGGGCTGCGGCTGCGCCCCGACCTGACCGGCACCGACGACGGGCTGGCCAAGAGCGCGTACATCCGGGAATCACGGCGGATCAAAGCCCGGTTCACCGTGCTGGAGCAGCACGTGGCCGTGGTCGACCGCCCCGACGGCGCCGGCGCGGTCGTCTTCCCCGACTCGGTCGGCATCGGCCACTACAACATCGACCTGCACCCGAGCACCGCCGGCGTCAACTACGTCAACCTGGAGTGCTACCCGTTCCAGATCCCGCTCGGCGCGCTGGTCCCGGTCCGCGTCCGCAACCTGCTGCCGGCCAACAAGAACATCGGCACCACGCACATCACCAACGGCTGCTACCGGCTGCACCCCGTCGAGTGGAGCATCGGCGAGGCGGTCGGCGCGCTGGCCGCGTACTGCGTCACCGCACACAGCGAGCCGCACGCGGTCGCCGACTCCCCGGAGCGCACCGCCGACGTGCAGCGCCTGCTGGCCGACACCCTCGGCATCCCGACCGCCTGGCCGGACGAGATCCGCCGGATGCGACCGTCGCAGGCGGCCAGGGGTGCGACGCCGGTCCTGGCCAAGCCGCGCCAGCGCAGCGTGCCGGCCGTGACCCGGACCATCTGACCCCCGCCCGCCACCCCAGAACGCCGCCACCCCAGAACGCCGTGAAACCCGAACGCCGCGACCCGCGACGCTCCGAAAGGACCCGCCGGACATGCCGACCCCCGAGCCCACCCCCGCCGACGACGGGTACGACGTCATCATCTACGGCGCCAGCCTCGCCGGCATCATGGCGGCGCTGCGGCTGCGCCTGCGCGGCCTGAGCAGCCTGATCCTGGAACCCACCGGACACGTCGGCGGCATCGTGGCCGGCGGCCTGGTCAAGACCGACACACCGAACGTCGCCGAGGCGCTCGCCGGGCTGACCCTGACCCGGTTCTTCGCGGGCATCGGCGCGGAGTACGGCCACGACGGCCCCGAGTACCGCTTCGAGCCGAAGGTCGCCGAGCGGGTCTCCCGGCAGTTGCTCGACGAGGCCAAGGCGACCGTGCTGCTGCACGAGCGGATCCACGGACCCGACGACGTCGAGGTCAGCGGCCGGCGGATCCGGGGCGTCCGCACCACCCGGGGCTGGCGTCGGGCCCGGTTCTTCATCGACGCGTCGTACGAGGGCGACCTGATGGCCGCCGCCGGGGTGCCGTACACGTTCGGCCGGGAACCCCGCGCCACCTACGACGAGCCGTTCGCCGGCTTCCAACCGGTGCAGGCGTACCGCAAGCGGGGGTTCACCCCGAACACCCTGTACCCGGTCCGGCCGGTGCCGGACCTCGCCGCCGGTGACGGCGACGACAAGACGCAGGCGTACAACTTCCGGGGCGTGCTGTCGACGAACGCCGACCGGATCCCGTTCCCCCGGCCGGACGACTACGACCCGGCCCGGTACACGTACCTCGGGCAGCTGCTGCGGCAGCGGCGACTGCCCGGCCTGTCGTCGATCGTCACGCACACCGCGCTGCTGCCCAACGGCAAGTACCAGACCAACCAGGCGCTCTACTTCGGCTTCGACCTGCCCGGCGCGAACTGGGACTACCCGGACGGCAGCTGGCGGCGGCGCGAGGAGATCATCGCCGAGCAGGTGGCCTGGCACCAGGGGCAGCTCTACTGGCTGGCCAACGACCCGTCGCTGCCGGAGTCGTTCCGGGCCGACGCGCAGACCTTCGGCCTGCCACCGGACGAGTTCGTGGACAGCCCGTACGGGCCGGGCTTCCCGCACGCCCTCTACATCCGCGAGGCCC
Proteins encoded in this region:
- a CDS encoding FAD-dependent oxidoreductase gives rise to the protein MGHPSERHTDLLVVGGGLGGVAAARTAARLGLRVVLAEETDWLGGQLTAQSVPSDEHPWIESGHTSPGYHELRTRIRDYYRRNYPLRPAAVELPTLNPGLGNVSRLCHEPRVGVAVIDEMLAGYRSADRISVLYEHVPVAATTDGDRITAVTLENRRTGTRTTVTAPFVVDATELGDLLDLAGVEHVVGAESQAETGEPYASPVADPTDQQAITWCFPLEYRPGEEHVVDRPASYDHWKTHVDPFWPGPQLSWEKIDIHTMKGRTNRIFEGDLDGVHLPDLWHFRRIRARSQFDPALVDTDITLVNWPNIDYWESPLVGADIDQAARQTALRRCRELSLSYLHWMQTEAPRPDGGHGYPGLRLRPDLTGTDDGLAKSAYIRESRRIKARFTVLEQHVAVVDRPDGAGAVVFPDSVGIGHYNIDLHPSTAGVNYVNLECYPFQIPLGALVPVRVRNLLPANKNIGTTHITNGCYRLHPVEWSIGEAVGALAAYCVTAHSEPHAVADSPERTADVQRLLADTLGIPTAWPDEIRRMRPSQAARGATPVLAKPRQRSVPAVTRTI
- a CDS encoding FAD-dependent oxidoreductase, producing MPTPEPTPADDGYDVIIYGASLAGIMAALRLRLRGLSSLILEPTGHVGGIVAGGLVKTDTPNVAEALAGLTLTRFFAGIGAEYGHDGPEYRFEPKVAERVSRQLLDEAKATVLLHERIHGPDDVEVSGRRIRGVRTTRGWRRARFFIDASYEGDLMAAAGVPYTFGREPRATYDEPFAGFQPVQAYRKRGFTPNTLYPVRPVPDLAAGDGDDKTQAYNFRGVLSTNADRIPFPRPDDYDPARYTYLGQLLRQRRLPGLSSIVTHTALLPNGKYQTNQALYFGFDLPGANWDYPDGSWRRREEIIAEQVAWHQGQLYWLANDPSLPESFRADAQTFGLPPDEFVDSPYGPGFPHALYIREARRMIGATVLTQHDLLKPNNTKARPVCCWKYGMDSHLVQYYAEGDDTVVGEGTLSGDETNPPVDLYQMPAECLFPARGGIENITVGICFSASHVGYTSPRMEPNYGMLGEACGELAAQSLATGRPVQEYGYAELAAALVEHGSVLSLPGLD